A region from the Geobacillus vulcani PSS1 genome encodes:
- a CDS encoding bifunctional homocysteine S-methyltransferase/methylenetetrahydrofolate reductase, which produces MGLLDELKQRVLIADGAMGTLLYSHGVDRCFEELNLSKPEDIVHIHEAYIAAGADVIQTNTYGANYVKLARYGLQDEVPAINRAAVRLAKQAANGRAYVLGTIGGLRTLNKSAVPLDEVKRTFREQLFVLLAEGVDGVLLETYYDLEELETVLAIARKETDLPVIAHVSLHEVGVLQDGTPLADALARLEALGADVVGLNCRLGPYYMLQSLEEVPLPTRAFLSAYPNASLPDYRDGRLVYETNAEYFEETAKAFRDQGVRLLGGCCGTTPKHIEAMARALQDRTPATEKTVKRRAVPVSVQSDAPSAATPLPELVRARRSVIVELDPPKKLGIDKFLAGAKALHDAGIDALTLADNSLATPRISNAAVAAIIKERLGVRPLVHITCRDRNLIGLQSHLMGLHTLGITDVLAITGDPSKIGDFPGATSVYDLSSFDLIRLIRQFNEGLSYSGKPLGQKTNFSIGAAFNPNVRHLDKAVERMEKKIQCGAHYFLTQPIYSEEKIVAVHEATKHLDAPIYIGIMPLVSARNAEFLHHEVPGITLSDDIRARMAACGDDPVRAAREGIAIAKALIDAAFDLFHGIYLITPFLRYDMTVELVRYIHEKEAAAKERKVVHG; this is translated from the coding sequence GTGGGATTGCTTGATGAGTTGAAACAACGCGTGCTGATCGCCGATGGGGCGATGGGGACGCTTCTCTATTCGCATGGCGTTGACCGTTGTTTTGAAGAATTGAATCTATCGAAACCGGAAGACATCGTCCATATTCACGAAGCCTATATCGCCGCGGGCGCCGACGTCATCCAGACGAATACCTACGGCGCCAACTACGTCAAGCTCGCCCGCTACGGCTTGCAAGATGAGGTGCCGGCCATCAACCGGGCGGCGGTGCGGCTCGCCAAACAAGCCGCCAACGGTCGGGCGTACGTGCTCGGGACCATTGGCGGACTGCGCACGTTAAACAAAAGCGCCGTGCCGCTTGATGAAGTGAAGCGGACGTTCCGCGAGCAGCTGTTTGTCTTGCTCGCCGAGGGGGTCGATGGCGTGCTGCTCGAGACGTATTACGATTTAGAAGAGTTGGAGACGGTGCTCGCCATCGCCCGCAAAGAGACCGATTTGCCGGTCATCGCCCATGTGTCGCTCCATGAAGTGGGCGTCTTGCAAGACGGCACGCCGCTCGCTGACGCCCTCGCCCGCTTAGAAGCGCTTGGCGCCGATGTCGTCGGGCTCAACTGCCGGCTCGGGCCGTACTATATGCTTCAATCGCTCGAGGAAGTGCCGCTGCCAACGCGCGCCTTTTTATCGGCGTACCCGAACGCCAGCCTCCCCGACTATCGCGACGGCCGGCTCGTCTATGAGACGAATGCCGAATACTTCGAGGAAACGGCGAAAGCGTTTCGCGACCAAGGGGTGCGGCTGCTCGGCGGATGCTGCGGCACGACGCCGAAACATATTGAAGCGATGGCGCGGGCGCTGCAAGACCGGACGCCGGCAACGGAAAAAACGGTCAAACGGCGCGCCGTGCCGGTGTCGGTCCAATCCGACGCCCCATCGGCAGCGACGCCGCTTCCCGAACTTGTCCGCGCCCGCCGCTCGGTGATCGTCGAGCTCGATCCCCCGAAAAAATTGGGCATTGACAAATTTCTCGCCGGGGCGAAAGCGCTCCATGACGCCGGCATCGATGCGCTGACGCTGGCCGACAACTCGCTCGCCACGCCGCGCATCAGCAACGCCGCCGTCGCGGCCATCATCAAAGAGCGGCTCGGCGTCCGCCCGCTCGTGCATATTACGTGCCGCGACCGCAACTTGATCGGCCTGCAGTCGCACTTGATGGGCCTGCATACGCTCGGCATCACCGACGTGCTCGCCATTACCGGCGACCCGTCAAAAATCGGCGACTTCCCGGGAGCGACATCGGTGTACGATTTATCGTCGTTTGATTTAATCCGCTTGATCCGCCAGTTTAATGAAGGATTGTCGTATTCGGGCAAACCGCTCGGACAAAAAACGAACTTCTCGATCGGCGCGGCGTTCAATCCGAACGTCCGTCACTTGGATAAGGCCGTCGAACGGATGGAGAAAAAAATTCAATGCGGCGCCCACTATTTCTTGACCCAGCCGATTTATTCGGAAGAGAAAATCGTAGCCGTGCACGAAGCGACAAAACATTTGGACGCGCCGATTTACATCGGCATTATGCCGCTTGTGAGCGCGCGCAACGCCGAGTTTTTGCATCATGAGGTGCCGGGCATTACGCTGTCCGACGACATTCGCGCCCGCATGGCCGCCTGCGGCGACGACCCGGTGCGGGCGGCGCGCGAAGGAATCGCCATCGCCAAAGCGCTCATTGATGCGGCGTTCGACTTGTTTCACGGCATTTATTTAATTACACCGTTTTTGCGCTACGACATGACCGTGGAGCTCGTCCGCTACATTCACGAAAAAGAAGCGGCCGCGAAAGAAAGGAAGGTTGTTCATGGCTGA
- the metH gene encoding methionine synthase — protein MADLIFEQQLQRKILVIDGAMGTMIQSANLSAADFGGEAYEGCNEYLTITAPHVIRRIHEAYLEAGADIIETNTFGATRIVLDEYGLGHLALELNIEAAKLAKQAAEAFATPDWPRFVAGSMGPTTKTLSVTGGATFDELVAAYEEQARGLLLGGVDLLLLETCQDTLNVKAGFIGISKAFEAVGRRVPLMISGTIEPMGTTLAGQAIDSFFISIRHMKPIAVGLNCATGPEFMTDHLRTLASLADTAVSCYPNAGLPDEEGHYHETPEMLAEKIRRFAEKGWINIVGGCCGTTPDHIRAIAEAVRHIPPRAIPSSFDVHAVSGIEALIYDETMRPLFVGERTNVIGSRKFKRLIAEGKYEEAAEIARAQVKNGAHVIDICLADPDRDELSDMEQFVREVVKKVKVPLVIDSTDERVIERALTYSQGKAIINSINLEDGEERFANVVPLLHRYGAAVVVGTIDEQGMAVTAERKLEIALRSYDLLVNRYGVPERDIIFDPLVFPVGTGDEQYIGAAKETIEGIRLIKERLPHCLTMLGISNVSFGLPPAGREVLNSVFLYHCTQAGLDYAIVNTEKLERFASIPEEEVRMAEALLFATSDETLNAFIEFYRSKITAAKPVQTNLSLEERLARYVIEGSKDGLIPDLEQALETYSDPLAIINGPLMAGMDEVGRLFNNNQLIVAEVLQSAEVMKAAVAFLEPYMEKKEGSTKGKVILATVKGDVHDIGKNLVDIILSNNGYEVIDLGIKVAPQQLIEAVREHKPDIIGLSGLLVKSAQQMVVTAQDLRQAGVSTPILVGGAALTRKFTENKIAPEYDGIVLYAKDAMDGLALANQIQQGEIDYQKKETVGHEPARTAAVAAAAKSNVSTDVPVYVPADLDRHVLRNVPLDHVLPYVNWQMVLGHHLGLKGKVKRLLEEKDEKALALKAVVDELIAAAKTHGWIQPAGVYRFFPAQSDGNRVYIYDPIDRQTVLETFDFPRQPRAPHLCLADYLKSKESGEMDYVGFFAVTAGHGIRELAQQWKDEGEFLKSHAIQALALEIAEGFAERIHQIMRDRWGFPDDPDFTMEERFAAKYQGQRYSFGYPACPNLEDQEKLFRLLHPEDVGIRLTDGYMMEPEASVSAIVVAHPEARYFNVL, from the coding sequence ATGGCTGACCTCATCTTCGAACAACAGCTGCAGCGAAAAATTCTTGTCATCGACGGCGCCATGGGCACCATGATCCAAAGCGCCAACTTATCAGCCGCCGACTTTGGCGGCGAGGCGTATGAAGGGTGCAACGAATACTTGACCATCACCGCTCCGCACGTCATCCGCCGCATTCATGAAGCGTACTTGGAAGCCGGCGCGGACATCATTGAAACGAACACGTTCGGGGCGACGCGCATCGTCCTTGATGAATACGGGCTTGGCCATTTGGCGCTCGAGCTGAACATCGAAGCAGCGAAGCTCGCCAAGCAAGCGGCCGAGGCGTTCGCGACGCCCGACTGGCCGCGCTTTGTCGCCGGTTCGATGGGGCCGACGACGAAAACTTTGTCGGTCACGGGCGGAGCGACGTTTGACGAACTCGTTGCCGCCTATGAAGAACAGGCGCGCGGACTGCTTTTGGGCGGCGTCGACCTTCTCCTTTTGGAAACGTGCCAAGATACCTTGAATGTCAAAGCGGGATTCATCGGCATTTCCAAAGCGTTTGAAGCGGTCGGCCGCCGCGTGCCGCTCATGATTTCCGGCACGATCGAACCGATGGGCACGACGCTTGCCGGGCAGGCGATCGATTCGTTTTTCATCTCGATCCGCCACATGAAGCCGATCGCCGTCGGCTTAAACTGCGCGACCGGACCGGAGTTTATGACCGATCATTTGCGCACGCTCGCCTCGCTTGCCGACACGGCGGTCAGCTGTTACCCGAACGCCGGCCTGCCGGACGAAGAAGGGCATTACCATGAAACACCGGAGATGCTCGCGGAAAAAATCCGCCGCTTTGCCGAAAAAGGATGGATCAACATCGTCGGCGGGTGCTGCGGCACGACGCCGGACCATATCCGGGCCATCGCCGAAGCGGTGCGCCACATTCCGCCGCGGGCGATCCCGTCTTCATTTGATGTCCACGCCGTCTCCGGCATTGAAGCGCTCATCTATGATGAAACGATGCGTCCGCTTTTTGTCGGCGAGCGGACGAACGTCATCGGCTCGCGCAAATTTAAGCGCCTCATCGCCGAAGGCAAATACGAAGAAGCGGCGGAAATCGCCCGCGCCCAAGTGAAAAACGGCGCCCATGTCATCGACATTTGCCTCGCCGATCCGGACCGTGATGAGCTTTCCGACATGGAACAGTTCGTCCGCGAAGTCGTCAAAAAAGTAAAAGTGCCGCTCGTCATTGACTCGACCGACGAGCGCGTCATCGAGCGCGCCCTCACGTATTCACAAGGAAAGGCGATCATTAACTCGATCAACCTTGAAGACGGCGAAGAGCGCTTTGCCAACGTCGTACCGCTGCTGCACCGCTACGGCGCCGCCGTTGTGGTCGGGACGATCGATGAACAAGGGATGGCGGTCACCGCCGAACGGAAGCTCGAGATCGCCTTGCGTTCGTATGACTTGCTCGTGAACCGCTACGGCGTGCCTGAGCGCGACATCATTTTCGATCCGCTCGTCTTCCCGGTCGGCACCGGCGATGAGCAATACATCGGCGCGGCGAAAGAAACGATCGAAGGGATCCGCCTCATTAAAGAGCGGCTTCCTCATTGTTTAACGATGCTCGGCATCAGCAACGTCTCGTTCGGCTTGCCGCCGGCCGGGCGCGAAGTGCTGAACTCGGTCTTTTTGTACCATTGCACGCAAGCCGGGCTCGATTACGCCATCGTCAACACCGAGAAGCTCGAGCGGTTCGCTTCGATTCCGGAAGAAGAAGTGCGGATGGCCGAGGCGCTTCTTTTTGCCACCAGCGACGAAACGTTAAACGCCTTTATTGAATTTTACCGAAGCAAAATCACCGCCGCCAAGCCGGTGCAGACGAACTTGAGCTTGGAAGAGCGGCTCGCCCGCTACGTCATTGAAGGATCAAAAGACGGGCTCATTCCCGATTTGGAACAGGCGCTGGAAACGTACTCCGATCCACTGGCGATCATCAACGGCCCGCTCATGGCCGGCATGGACGAAGTCGGGCGGCTGTTTAACAACAACCAGCTCATCGTCGCTGAAGTATTGCAAAGCGCAGAAGTAATGAAAGCGGCCGTCGCCTTTTTAGAACCATATATGGAAAAGAAAGAAGGAAGCACGAAAGGAAAAGTAATCCTGGCGACGGTGAAGGGTGATGTGCATGACATCGGCAAAAACTTGGTCGACATTATTTTAAGCAACAACGGCTATGAAGTGATCGACCTTGGCATCAAAGTCGCCCCCCAGCAGCTCATCGAAGCGGTGCGCGAGCATAAACCGGACATCATCGGCCTGTCGGGCCTGCTCGTCAAATCGGCGCAACAAATGGTCGTCACCGCGCAAGACTTGCGGCAAGCCGGTGTTTCGACCCCGATTTTAGTCGGCGGCGCCGCCTTGACGCGCAAGTTTACGGAAAACAAAATCGCGCCCGAATACGACGGCATCGTCTTGTACGCGAAGGACGCCATGGATGGGCTCGCCCTTGCCAACCAAATCCAGCAAGGCGAGATCGACTATCAAAAAAAAGAAACAGTTGGACACGAACCGGCGCGAACGGCGGCTGTCGCCGCGGCCGCCAAATCCAACGTTTCGACCGACGTCCCGGTCTACGTGCCGGCCGATCTCGACCGCCACGTGCTGCGGAATGTGCCGCTTGACCACGTGTTGCCGTACGTCAACTGGCAAATGGTGCTCGGCCATCATCTCGGCTTGAAAGGAAAAGTGAAGCGGCTGTTGGAAGAAAAAGACGAAAAAGCGCTCGCCTTAAAAGCGGTCGTCGATGAACTGATCGCCGCCGCCAAAACACACGGCTGGATTCAGCCGGCCGGCGTCTACCGCTTTTTCCCGGCGCAAAGCGACGGCAACCGCGTGTACATTTACGACCCGATCGACCGGCAAACCGTGCTTGAGACGTTTGACTTCCCGCGCCAGCCGCGGGCGCCGCACCTTTGCCTCGCCGATTACTTGAAATCGAAAGAGAGCGGGGAAATGGACTATGTCGGCTTTTTCGCCGTCACCGCTGGGCACGGCATCCGCGAACTCGCCCAACAGTGGAAAGACGAAGGCGAATTTTTGAAAAGCCATGCCATTCAGGCGTTGGCGCTCGAGATCGCCGAAGGGTTCGCCGAACGCATCCATCAAATTATGCGCGACCGCTGGGGCTTCCCAGACGACCCGGATTTCACGATGGAAGAGCGCTTCGCCGCCAAATACCAAGGCCAGCGCTACTCGTTCGGCTACCCGGCCTGCCCGAACTTGGAAGACCAAGAAAAGCTGTTCCGCCTCCTTCATCCGGAAGATGTCGGCATCCGCTTGACCGACGGCTACATGATGGAGCCGGAAGCCTCCGTCTCGGCGATCGTCGTCGCCCATCCGGAAGCGCGCTATTTCAATGTGCTGTAA
- a CDS encoding PIN domain-containing protein produces MYILDTNIIIRFLANDDEQQSSIAYRLFEKAVNGELLFLLHPLVIAECCWVLESKRYGYAKEEIASKLKQMIEASCVKTIDQEVVEKALDDYARCGVDFADAYLSALTRHTSSIQGIITWNEKDFRRLGGECYLPESIIGMAQS; encoded by the coding sequence GTGTATATTTTAGACACCAACATAATTATTCGTTTTTTAGCAAATGACGACGAGCAACAATCTTCCATTGCCTATCGGTTATTTGAAAAGGCGGTCAACGGTGAACTTTTGTTCCTATTGCATCCTCTTGTCATAGCGGAATGTTGTTGGGTGCTGGAGTCGAAACGGTATGGGTATGCGAAAGAAGAAATCGCAAGCAAGTTGAAGCAAATGATAGAGGCTTCTTGTGTGAAGACCATCGATCAAGAAGTGGTTGAAAAGGCATTGGATGATTACGCCCGCTGTGGTGTCGATTTTGCTGATGCGTATCTTTCGGCGTTGACCAGGCACACTTCATCCATTCAAGGGATCATCACTTGGAACGAAAAAGATTTTCGTCGACTTGGCGGGGAGTGCTATCTGCCGGAGTCCATCATTGGAATGGCTCAAAGCTAG
- a CDS encoding thermonuclease family protein yields the protein MRKFLTIALSFVMLFGLVTPTFAHPGALDELGGHFRRADCTYLLHQPTSLARKAKNMQELIALIKKYNSNSKCTRALTPSKVNLEGFTFSRSQSHTPSTHTKPATKPTTKKAALPSIKINSKHTVKVIRVVDGDTVEVRFSNGATAKVRLIGVNTPETVHPNKPVEKYGKEASNYTKKRLTNKTVTLEFDVQIKDKYGRLLAYVWIGKELYNETLVKEGYANVMTIPPNVKYQKRFVTAERAARQAKKGLWK from the coding sequence GTGAGAAAGTTTTTAACGATAGCATTATCATTCGTAATGTTGTTTGGATTAGTAACCCCAACTTTTGCTCATCCCGGAGCACTCGATGAATTAGGGGGACATTTTAGAAGAGCTGATTGTACTTATTTACTACACCAACCTACCTCATTAGCGCGCAAAGCTAAAAATATGCAAGAACTGATCGCACTTATCAAAAAATACAACAGTAACTCGAAGTGTACCCGTGCATTAACCCCGAGTAAAGTTAATTTAGAGGGGTTTACGTTTAGTCGTAGTCAATCCCACACTCCATCAACTCACACAAAACCAGCTACAAAACCAACTACAAAAAAAGCTGCATTACCTTCAATTAAAATCAATTCGAAACACACGGTAAAAGTCATTCGTGTGGTTGATGGGGATACAGTAGAAGTAAGATTCAGTAATGGTGCAACTGCAAAAGTACGGCTGATTGGGGTCAACACTCCAGAAACTGTACATCCAAACAAACCTGTCGAGAAGTATGGAAAAGAAGCATCTAACTATACAAAAAAACGTCTAACAAACAAAACAGTCACATTAGAGTTTGATGTACAAATCAAAGACAAGTACGGAAGATTATTAGCTTATGTATGGATTGGAAAAGAGTTGTATAACGAAACATTAGTCAAAGAAGGATACGCTAACGTAATGACGATCCCACCAAACGTTAAATACCAAAAGCGATTTGTAACTGCTGAACGTGCAGCGCGACAAGCGAAGAAAGGTCTATGGAAATAA
- a CDS encoding LysM peptidoglycan-binding domain-containing protein, translating to MTIGLKELLEKAEAKLKDVHPVVADKARQLITAAYIGGINVIITQGLRTIEEQNELYAQGRTKPGKIVTNAKGGYSYHNFGLAFDFAILNPDGSVSWNVDEKWKRVGAIGKSLGLEWGGDWKDFKDYPHFQYTFGLSLADLRAGKRPLQQVIKPTSAVEAMRSKPAPQTYTVQKGDTLSEIAKKFNTTVAALQKLNGLKNPNLIRVGQKLRVK from the coding sequence ATGACTATCGGATTAAAAGAACTATTGGAGAAAGCAGAAGCCAAATTAAAAGACGTTCATCCTGTCGTCGCGGATAAAGCACGTCAATTGATTACGGCGGCATATATAGGAGGAATCAACGTTATTATTACACAAGGCTTGCGAACGATTGAAGAGCAAAACGAACTATATGCCCAAGGTCGCACGAAACCGGGGAAAATTGTAACCAATGCAAAAGGTGGCTATTCGTATCACAATTTCGGACTAGCCTTTGATTTTGCTATCTTGAATCCAGATGGCAGCGTGAGTTGGAATGTGGATGAGAAATGGAAACGTGTTGGCGCAATCGGAAAGTCACTCGGACTCGAATGGGGCGGCGATTGGAAGGATTTCAAGGATTATCCTCATTTTCAATACACGTTCGGCCTTTCCCTTGCTGATTTGAGAGCGGGTAAACGCCCACTGCAACAAGTAATAAAACCGACAAGTGCAGTAGAAGCAATGCGGTCCAAACCAGCGCCTCAAACGTACACCGTACAAAAAGGTGACACGCTTTCCGAAATCGCGAAAAAATTCAACACAACCGTTGCGGCGTTGCAGAAGCTCAACGGACTTAAAAATCCCAACTTGATTCGTGTGGGACAAAAATTGCGCGTAAAATAA